The following coding sequences lie in one Kryptolebias marmoratus isolate JLee-2015 linkage group LG5, ASM164957v2, whole genome shotgun sequence genomic window:
- the LOC108240646 gene encoding uncharacterized protein LOC108240646 isoform X1, with protein sequence MSLCCLAEVSLFLANTATKSRLCLRSLFKFVCSAKFFQMILLKEHLRSKEHLEKMKTIYPQAATAKCEIIPNLVFVDPSKTINQPVVGLSLVTLCFGAELSLYLCHVCEKCIPLNSILNHIFSEEHRINYFNYTNPNDLFFSWTPSMNIKRILQPKLKQEMDKMESQALQILNLPRKLLEMLKTKAYSEVMQTLSENSKLTELLKDLQPKRMTIQAYQNDSNRRHPLLGMQHIVECVRVGPRENRHYLCSLCCITVANHMIINHVLSFDHIHCFFKAWHPSTLLSKQSYRTYSSFSPMIFDVAKQSEKIHGTASIKQVSLQPNEFQSVDFTCYSAALKKLESITKSKLTACVTPGNKLECNAAISVSRKPECKLRCQDCNEIFDAISSYLRHLSDFKHQKMLAKIFGPDAPQNYQAVRPFLSLYKHACESLRANQPIVGADLVVMCISSSVKVEPFYLCFCCLECIPQPCIGEHFESHKHLISTLMYQNPWRLPFAWEGDLKKNELKKMAWKEKEDKGEQSRIILKILDIPYSIFHDLMSSNYKQVMKNLQLYHALLKCQVPPCKTFSKQGNERFPLLGKQFLVSHDLIDMRNKPVVGLLCLLCERRLSIVESQAHVFSREHVTTFLNRFHPDSLNPSTDNTETLLDLAKQAADIHTVSHMQVIQLKRSIWEPCTYHRAITILSAAKNREGKGGLVPPIKPGTKLVPRKTQREEVQGHEKDGQKTCLDTDKTQNDAQIKEQKCDEETPDVKKNVQIEKAKVSEETPAPNKAELVVKKEVSVKVCPPEVKNAGETVHPTRVKTEEASTEINIEDATGSCKKMEKNGEAQARTKESPNIKHVTRQMSHQKNENKPPTPEQSQTQGCPDEDAGQQTGPKRPRSASKDDSSPQQPAKIPKIEVKKGIHNVGDAEKMAEKVQSDDFCNISATFFECRCVKRDPVYLCGGCSQKVPGKDIVGHLTEFKHQKMHRLVVHLDEQTYRNIFNQSFLSAIQILTSSPQSVCAPGHTSEILRSRDVDDKQVVDMEMSDAEQRVPTPDSFAATEASYKTSQVKAQKSDNHHAPLMINVPKATRDLSPKCWENDRKANLSSDTTDKSIQYETVPETELVAAAPVCSVPTLKLKSTTASTKRTETTSSSGPTISNTRLAASSATPFPLKSRSASASEVKSVSGKAAQVVCRTSSKVDSRPRCAEATPKPSIAPQTKATPAATAKTPGKHGNPDALAKTAHRTKSVGDNADTEAHKKIHPSVPHPPATVPASSEHQDPHKEPYLSASKAPSQNPPKVGTNQLIVVSCDKKKQVYCLLCSDKLNLSSQYHLTNFDHQLNYVKMKYPEWTAKESELKSKLSHTVALLAKVEKDLPHTRSAQKLEVGKELYKELRLLSDKEAVQRVKEMVRQKGSQVSSCPVADSSGASRLEVSSLCEVSSSVDGMLVSYDDQLEQEDRIQDQISEMESNVTFHQHSEDEDMEVDDEIQDQSDPEPVQIHDFYSEDVADAAQLEPDAEDQCHVEVTPPTERFGSTVPDTEIQRFPSKKQPDMGNKTLHQALQVQITEMEAYLSGEENSPSASKTHPDLILSRQADKTTGAKVVKTPSGTEHSLTAETQRRKSESTSQGPQKAYECPGKPSPVQICSPELQTDASAGQQSSSGLSCRAQAPDHGTGPKEQSSSQAQPSTLFGGKVQGCSNLPFYLKAHCPEPKLVIGMASVWECQRTPPKTFYLCESCEEKISCRDICHHMVSFDHQLKFLRRKHPEFLQMFWQEEDLTPAFKRELLNFIVRQLSAREQFYKVDAQCLLLAPELHEFVQTASFGEALKIVKTIMEDKSSVFCLPSQLNNQRSERESKTQSAHALGNNQKTESVAEQSSLEENAGVEDLDVVGEVRVRSLEVDPSSSQDEPVASSAPIVGTHLAPQEACRGSSPRQTFKPHVPLLQNSGSMLQEKSVSNSAASTNDTSAVHERSNKLPPIRKRAAETPPETLLQSCTSGPLEHPLPAKRTASEPNPPSASFIPAENPTPLALNDKDSEPTLIKPTVNRQLFTELISALKEKNFKINQPPFMSAPDTAEAASSSEMKSMKDLKPLNTEFENATDRTALGSESRLVKAAVKKNPTSNCAAANNTEAPLDGVVLTSTAAAEEPKAPQTLQSSGAQDFFKNVSSFPANCSPSNQIQDWMPQRNSEPNRSSQQSISTIITTRPNPAKHTLQGSSNRQTHGDASRDDGDRFPTDPTAVAVPGGSYASRSQAAYFSGGDFFPQAAAGCATQNNPVVVAESSSQEYIYSSQMYPVRAGNPFTPHSFGHSLAAQRPPGWESLGLQQLQYYYLLTRGSGHNQ encoded by the exons ATGTCGCTATGCTGCCTGGCCGAGGTATCTTTATTCCTAGCCAAcacagccacgaagagccgcctgtgtctccgcAGTCTTTTTAAATTC GTATGCTCCGCCAAATTTTTCCAGATGATTCTTCTCAAGGAACATTTGCGTTCAAAGGAACACCTAGAG aaaatgaagaCTATTTACCCACAAG ctgccacagccaaatgtg aaaTTATACCTAATTTGGTTTTTGTGGACCCATCCAAGACAATCAATCAACCAGTTGTGG GTTTGTCTCTGGTCACGCTGTGTTTCGGCGCAGAGTTGTCGTTGTACCTCTGCCATGTCTGTGAGAAGTGCATCCCActaaacagtattttaaacCACATCTTCTCTGAAGAGCATCGCATTAACTACTTT aactACACAAACccaaatgatttgtttttctcctggacCCCCAGCATGAACATCAAAAGGATTTTGCAGCCTAAGCTGAAACAGGAAATGGATAAAATGGAGTCCCAAGCTCTGCAG ATTTTGAATTTACCCAGAAAGCTGCTGGAAATGCTTAAAACAAAAGCCTACTCAGAAG TGATGCAAACTCTAAGTGAAAACTCAAAGCTAACTGAGCTGCTTAAAG ATCTTCAGCCGAAGAGGATGACAATCCAAGCCTACCAAAATGACAGCAACAGGAGACATCCACTTCTTG GGATGCAGCACATTGTTGAATGCGTCAGAGTTGGGCCACGTGAGAACAGGCACTATCTGTGTTCGCTGTGCTGCATAACGGTAGCCAACCACATGATCATCAACCACGTCCTCAGCTTTGATCACATCCACTGCTTTTTT AAAGCGTGGCATCCCTCTACGCTGCTGTCAAAACAGTCCTACAGGACCTACAGCTCGTTTTCCCCAATGATATTTGATGTCGCAAAGCAGTCGGAGAAAATTCATGGAACTGCTTCCATTAAG CAAGTGAGCCTGCAGCCCAACGAATTCCAGTCGGTGGATTTCACATGTTACTCAGCAG CTCTGAAGAAACTAGAATCCATCACAAAGAGCAAGTTGACGGCCTGCGTTACACCAGGAAACAAGCTGG AGTGTAATGCTGCCATCTCAGTTTCTAGAAAACCCGAATGCAAGCTACGCTGCCAG GATTGCAACGAAATCTTTGACGCTATTTCTTCTTATCTGCGACATCTGTCAGACTTTAAACACCAAAAG ATGCTGGCGAAAATCTTTGGTCCAG ATGCGCCTCAGAATTACCAAGCAg TGAGGCCGTTTTTGTCCTTGTACAAGCACGCCTGTGAGAGTTTGAGAGCAAATCAACCAATCGTTG GAGCAGACCTGGTTGTTATGTGCATCTCTTCGTCTGTTAAAGTGGAaccattttatttgtgtttctgttgtctgGAGTGTATTCCTCAGCCCTGCATCGGTGAACATTTTGAGTCTCATAAACATCTCATAAGCACCCTG ATGTACCAGAACCCGTGGCGTCTGCCTTTCGCCTGGGAAGGCGACCTCAAAAAGAACGAGCTGAAGAAGATGGCatggaaggagaaggaggacaaAGGGGAGCAAAGTCGAATCATTCTGAAG attttggATATTCCATACTCAATATTTCATGACCTCATGTCTTCCAATTACAAACAAG TGAtgaaaaaccttcagctgtATCACGCTCTGTTAAAGTGTCAAG TTCCACCGTGCAAAACCTTCAGCAAACAAGGAAATGAAAGATTTCCCCTGCTTG gcAAACAGTTTCTGGTTTCACATGATCTGATTGACATGAGAAACAAGCCTGTGGTTGGACTTCTGTGTTTGCTCTGTGAACGGAGGCTGTCCATAGTCGAATCTCAAGCTCATGTTTTCAGTCGAGAGCATGTTACGACATTTCTA AACCGTTTTCACCCGGACTCACTGAATCCCAGCACAGACAACACAGAGACCTTACTGGACCTGGCAAAACAGGCGGCAGATATTCACACAGTGTCTCATATGCAG GTAATACAACTAAAGCGGTCTATATGGGAGCCCTGCACCTACCATAGAG CAATAACCATCTTGTCGGCTGCAAAGAACAGAGAAGGGAAAGGAGGACTCGTGCCTCCGATAAAGCCTGGGACGAAGCTGG TTCCCAGGAAAACCCAAAGAGAGGAGGTACAGGGACACGAGAAAGACGGTCAGAAAACCTGCCTCGACACGGACAAGACGCAAAACGACGCACAGATCAAAGAGCAAAAATGTGACGAGGAGACGCCAGacgtgaaaaaaaatgttcagattgAAAAGGCAAAAGTTAGCGAGGAGACGCCAGCACCAAACAAAGCGGAACTGGTTGTAAAAAAAGAGGTGTCTGTAAAAGTTTGTCCACCAGAGGTAAAAAACGCAGGCGAGACAGTCCACCCAACAAGGGTGAAAACAGAAGAGGCTTCGACTGAAATAAACATCGAGGATGCTACAGGAAGCTgcaagaagatggagaaaaacggTGAAGCGCAGGCGAGAACAAAGGAGAGCCCAAATATCAAACATGTAACACGGCAAATGAGTCACCAGAAAAACGAGAATAAACCACCTACGCCTGAACAATCACAAACACAAGGCTGTCCGGATGAGGACGCGGGACAACAAACGGGCCCTAAAAGACCTCGCTCTGCCTCCAAAGATGACTCGTCACCCCAACAACCTGCAAAAATTCCCAAAATTGAAGTTAAGAAGGGGATCCACAACGTGGGGGATGCAGAAAAGATGGCCGAAAAGGTTCAGAGCGACGATTTTTGCAACATCTCGGCAACGTTTTTTGAATGCCGCTGTGTTAAACGAGACCCAGTCTATCTTTGTGGGGGCTGCTCTCAGAAGGTCCCGGGGAAGGACATCGTCGGCCATCTGACGGAGTTTAAACACCAGAAGATGCATCGACTG GTTGTTCATCTGGATGAACAAACATACAGGAACATCTTCAACCAAAGCTTCCTGTCAG CGATCCAGATCCTCACCTCCTCACCTCAGTCTGTTTGTGCACCTGGCCACACTTCAGAGATACTGCGGAGTCGAGATGTGGATGATAAACAG GTGGTAGATATGGAGATGAGTGATGCAGAACAAAGAGTCCCAACTCCAGACTCATTTGCAGCAACAGAAGCTTCGTATAAAACATCTCAAGTGAAAGCACAGAAGTCTGACAACCATCACGCTCCTCTGATGATAAACGTGCCCAAAGCTACGAGAGATTTGTCCCCTAAATGCTGGGAAAATGACCGCAAAGCCAACCTTTCTTCAGACACAACAGATAAATCGATACAATACGAAACCGTTCCTGAAACGGAGCTTGTGGCGGCTGCGCCTGTCTGCTCAGTCCCCACATTGAAATTGAAATCCACAACAGCCTCAACCAAAAGGACAGAAACCACTTCCTCCTCCGGTCCCACCATCTCAAACACGAGGCTCGCCGCAAGCTCTGCAACACCTTTCCCGTTGAAAAGTAGAAGTGCAAGTGCATCCGAAGTGAAATCGGTGTCTGGTAAAGCAGCACAAGTTGTCTGCAGAACTTCGTCTAAAGTTGATAGTCGTCCCAGATGTGCGGAAGCGACGCCTAAACCCTCGATTGCACCTCAAACTAAAGCGACACCTGCGGCTACTGCGAAAACACCAGGCAAGCATGGAAACCCTGACGCTCTGGCTAAGACGGCGCACAGGACGAAATCAGTGGGAGACAATGCAGACACTGAAGCCCATAAGAAGATTCATCCTTCTGTTCCTCACCCACCCGCCACCGTACCTGCCAGCTCCGAGCACCAGGACCCACATAAAGAGCCGTACTTGTCTGCAAGCAAGGCACCAAGTCAAAACCCTCCGAAAGTTG GAACAAACCAGCTGATTGTTGTGTCCTGTGACAAAAAGAAGCAGGTCTACTGTCTGCTGTGTTCAGATAAGTTGAACTTATCCAGTCAGTATCACCTGACCAACTTTGACCACCAGCTTAACTACGTG AAAATGAAGTACCCTGAATGGACCGCAAAGGAGTCGGAGCTGAAAAGTAAATTAAGCCACACCGTGGCCCTTTTGGCGAAGGTTGAGAAGGACTTGCCGCACACCCGGTCGGCTCAG aaactggaagttgggaAGGAGCTGTATAAAGAACTGAGGCTTCTTTCAGACAAAGAGG CTGTGCAGCGGGTGAAAGAAATGGTGAGACAAAAAGGCTCGCAGGTTTCATCGTGTCCCGTCGCCGATTCTTCAGGCGCTTCGAGGCTCGAAGTTTCCAGCTTGTGTGAAGTTTCAAGCTCAGTTGATG gGATGCTTGTCTCTTACGATGACCAGCTAGAACAGGAGGACAGAATTCAGGACCAGATTTCAG aaATGGAGTCCAACGTGACGTTTCACCAGCATTCAGAGGATGAAGACATGGAAGTTGATGATGAGATTCAGGATCAGAGTGATCCAGAACCCGTCCAGATTCACGATTTTTACTCCGAAGACGTGGCAG ACGCTGCTCAGTTGGAGCCGGATGCAGAGGATCAGTGTCATGTTGAAGTCACACCTCCCACTGAGAGATTTG GATCGACAGTGCCAGATACAGAAATACAACGATTTCCTTCCAAAAAACAACCAGATATGGGGAACAAAACACTGCACCAGGCGCTGCAAGTTCAGATAACGG AAATGGAGGCCTATTTGAGCGGTGAGGAAAACTCTCCATCAGCAAGTAAAACTCATCCGGACCTCATTCTGAGCCGTcaagctgacaaaacaacag GAGCCAAAGTGGTAAAAACTCCCAGCGGCACAGAGCATTCCCTCACTGCTGAAACACAGCGTAGGAAGAGCGAGTCAACCTCGCAGGGCCCGCAGAAAGCTTACGAATGTCCGGGGAAACCTTCACCAGTTCAAATCTGCAGCCCGGAGCTGCAAACCGATGCTTCAGCGGGACAGCAGAGCTCATCGGGACTGAGCTGTAGAGCACAAGCTCCAGACCACGGCACAGGACCCAAAGAGCAGAGTTCATCACAGGCGCAGCCCTCAACTCTCTTTG GGGGGAAAGTTCAGGGCTGCAGTAATTTGCCTTTTTACCTGAAAGCACATTGTCCGGAGCCCAAACTGGTCATTG GTATGGCCTCTGTGTGGGAGTGTCAGAGGACTCCTCCGAAAACGTTCTACCTGTGTGAAAGCTGCGAGGAGAAGATCTCGTGTCGGGACATCTGTCATCACATGGTCAGCTTTGATCACCAGCTCAAATTCCTG AGGCGAAAGCACCCAGAGTTCCTGCAGATGTTCTGGCAGGAGGAAGATCTGACTCCCGCATTTAAAAGGGAACTTTTAAATTTCATCGTCCGGCAACTCTCGGCGCGGGAGCAGTTCTACAAGGTGGACGCACAG tgTCTTCTGCTGGCTCCAGAGCTGCATGAGTTCGTTCAGACAGCTTCGTTTGGCGAAG ctttaaagATTGTGAAAACCATCATGGAGGACAAATCGAGCGTCTTCTGTCTACCGTCCCAGCTGAACA ACCAGCGGAGTGAAAGGGAGTCAAAAACACAGTCAGCTCACGCGCTCGGGAACAACCAGAAAACTGAAAGTG TAGCAGAACAATCCAGTTTGGAGGAGAACGCCGGGGTTGAAGATTTGGATGTGGTTGGAGAAGTAAGAGTCCGGAGTCTTGAAGTGGACCCATCCAGCTCACAGGATGAGCCTGTTGCCTCTTCGGCCCCCATTGTTGGGACACATCTCGCACCTCAGGAGGCCTGCAGGGGTTCATCTCCTCGACAAACATTCAAACCGCATGTGCCTCTGCTCCAAAACTCCGGTTCCATGCTGCAGGAAAAATCAGTGTCAAATTCAGCAGCTTCTACCAACGATACCTCTGCAGTCCATGAAAGATCAAATAAACTCCCTCCGATCAGGAAAAGAGCAGCAGAAACGCCCCCTGAAACTCTGCTCCAGTCCTGCACCAGCGGCCCACTGGAGCACCCTTTACCAGCCAAACGCACAGCCAGTGAGCCCAACCCTCCATCAGCTTCATTTATCCCTGCTGAGAACCCCACCCCGCTGGCCCTGAATGACAAAGACTCTGAACCCACGCTGATCAAACCCACTGTGAACAGGCAGTTATTTACAGAGCTGATCTCCGcgttaaaagaaaagaattttAAGATTAATCAGCCTCCCTTCATGTCAGCTCCTGACACTGCCGAAGCTGCCAGCTCCTCTGAAATGAAAAGTATGAAGGATTTAAAGCCTCTAAACACGGAGTTTGAAAATGCAACAGATAGAACGGCACTGGGTTCAGAGTCTCGGCTGGTTAAAGCTGCAGTGAAGAAAAATCCCACCTCTAACTGTGCAGCAGCGAATAACACAGAAGCGCCCCTCGACGGGGTTGTGTTAACGtctactgctgcagctgaagaacCCAAAGCCCCACAAACACTGCAGAGCTCCGGCGCTCAGGACTTCTTCAAAAATGTGAGCTCATTTCCGGCTAATTGCTCACCCAGTAACCAAATACAAGACTGGATGCCACAGAGGAACTCGGAGCCCAACAGGTCTAGTCAGCAGTCCATTAGCACCATCATAACAACCCGGCCGAACCCTGCTAAGCACACGCTCCAGGGCAGCAGTAACAGACAGACTCACGGTGACGCGAGCAGAGACGACGGGGACCGTTTCCCCACTGATCCGACGGCTGTGGCGGTTCCAGGAGGTTCTTACGCTTCACGCAGCCAAGCTGCTTATTTTTCAGGAGGAGATTTTTTCCCTCAGGCCGCTGCAGGTTGCGCGACGCAAAACAATCCGGTCGTCGTTGCTGAAAGTTCGTCTCAGGAGTACATCTACTCGAGCCAGATGTATCCAGTCCGGGCTGGAAACCCGTTCACTCCGCATTCATTCGGACACAGTTTAGCAGCTCAGAGGCCTCCAGGTTGGGAGAGTCTGGgactgcagcagcttcagtaTTACTACTTATTGACAAGAGGTTCAGGACATAATCAgtga